In the Ranitomeya imitator isolate aRanImi1 chromosome 2, aRanImi1.pri, whole genome shotgun sequence genome, tataaagaaTAGAAGCTGTGCCGATATCACTCTTCACACAGAAGCTGCTTTTTTTTCATCTGGAAAGGGTGTCCTTTTGCTTGAACAATATGTCTTATTCTTTTAGACAGTCATCTTCTCAGCAGTTTTCAGCCTCAAGCTCCCAAGGTTTCAGTGGAGGTGCAGGTGGCTTTGGTCAAGGTAGAGCTGGCGGTTATGGTGGTGGagcagttggttttggaggaggttcTGGATTTGGTGGTGGTGCTGGGGGATTTGGTCAATCTGTAGCTGGTGGTTTTAATGGTGGTGCTGGAGGATTCATTGGTGGTCAAAATGATTTTAACAGTGCTTCTGCTAACTATAACTATAGTGGTGGGGCTAGTGGAGCTGTTTTTGGAGGAAGCTATGGTGGTGGTGCCGGAGGTGGCTTTGGAGGAGGTGACAGCATCTTCACTGGAAATGAGAAACAAACAATGCAGAATCTTAATGACCGCTTGGCCAGTTATTTGCAAAAAGTCCGTGACTTGGAAGAAGCAAATGCTGAGCTTGAACGTAAGATTAAGGAATGGTATGAAAAGCAAAGGCCTGGTAGTACCACTGGTGAGGGAGCAAATGACTACTCCAAGTATTTTACCACAATTGAAGATTTAAAAACTAAGGTAAGCTTCATAAAACAATACTGTAATTCTGTACCCATGCTATATAATTAAAATCATAGCATGTTCACTTTACCCATTACAATGCATCCTGCCAATGAGTAAATGTTTAGATTTTATAGCAGTGACTAAAATAAGCATTAATGTATTATAGAAATATAGTCAGGATTATTTTTAGCTAGATGTCTAAGGCGTGGCAATTAAACCAGAACCTCATAAAGCAATTATGAAATTATGGTAGCTCAGTAATAAGCCCTTGTCAGCTTCGGGTTTCTGGGTTTAAATCTGATCAGGTTAACATTAGTTTTTATATTCGTTTCTAATAACTAAACTTACGTCATGCTCTAGTGTGTTTTTTGGTTGAAGCTAAATTATTTTTTCGATATATGGACAAGGAGTGAAGGGACAGGACAGTATTTTGTGTACATCACTGTGTTGGCTCCATACCAATAATAGGTATACACATGACCCTGCATTTAGCAAAGCCATGAAACTGAGTTGTATGATTGGATTTGTAATGTGATGCACTCATGACATACTCATGACATAAAACATAATGATACAAATAGTAAAAGTTCATATCGGGACCATGCAGATCAAAATGAGAAGAATCATTACAATAAAAATCATTTCAGATGTTAAAAAAGGAGAAATTATCATTAATAATAGAAAGTGACAATATCACTTTTTTCACAGATTATTGCAGCTACTAATGACAATGCAGGCATACTCTTGCAAATTGACAATGCCAGGCTTGCTGCTGATGACTTCAAGATGAAGTAAGTTATGAAAACTTCTACACGATAACTTCTTGTCACATGCAGTAGATCAAAAATGAAAAAGTTTGTTTTAAGGAATTCAAGACTTCTCAAAATCCATGAGTTACTTTGTAGGCTGTCTACAGAGACATCAAGGTCATATGGCAGGTCTAGGGAACTAACATATGAGGTCCTGATGGATGGTAGAGTTATTGTTACAAGAGTTGGGCCCACTGGGAGGACTCTACCAAATAATTCAATAAATAATGAAAATTAAGTGACAAACCCCAATCAAGATGAAATCATTGACCACCTTGACTCGAAAAAGTACAAACATGTCTAGCAATACAGACTATATGTATAGAATTTAACTTTTTAAGGTGGGATGTTTTGGGGGACAAAATGGCTATAACTTTAACTAGCATAAAAACTCAGGAAAATATCAACGTAACCAATCCTACAAGTATGAATAATGTATGCTTCTAGCACCATAATGAAGAAACCAAAACTACAAGTACCTCCTGTTTCACAAATAATAATGTAATATTAAAGGCTATATATGCTTATTTTTTCAGATTTGAGAATGAACTGGCTCTTCGTCAAAGTGTAGAAGCTGATATCAATGGCCTGCGTAGAGTCCTGGATGAGCTGACCTTATCCAGATCCGATCTGGAATCTCAGCTTGAAGGCCTCACTGAAGAGATTGCTCTTCTCAAGAAGAACCATGAAGAAGTAAGTGGAGAAGAAATTTTAGACATTTAATTGTATACAAATCACTAATCATTAAGGATTACATGAAACATATTTTATACTTTTTCCACCATAGGAGGCTAAAGGATCCCAAGTAACCACTTTGGGTCAAGTCAACGTCGAAATGAATGCTGCACCAGGTATTGATCTGACAAAGTTGCTGAACGATATGCGAGGACAGTATGAAGCATTAGCTGAGAAGAATCGTAAGGATGCTGAAGCCCAATTCAATAAAATGGTAAGTTTCCATGTAGGCCAATCAAATTTTCCAACAACAAGATGTAACATGCTTGGTTTATAATGGTTTTAGAAAGGTCATGGGATTGATCATATTTAGTGATCCATAAAAAATTGAGAAACCTAGTTAGAAGAGATATTCTGGAAGGGTTTTTCTtcaaatattaataaaaatatatattttctctctAGAGTGAAGGGCTTAAGAAAGAGATATCTCAAGGAATAGAAGAAACTAAGACCAGCAAGAGTGAAGTATCTGAACTAAGAAAGTCACTTCAAGCTTTGGAGATCGAGCTTCAATCACAGCTTGCCATGGTGAGTTTCAATTTTCTGTatctagttttgttttgttttgttttttatacatACACATATTTAACTTTTGCTGAGTAATCTGTAGACTTTATCGGTTCATTCTGAATTTTttgggataattttttttttttatgaaaaacaaTGTAGGACTTGTCAGCGCTTGAAAAGTTGAGTTTTCTCGTTTGCAGAAAAAATCACTGGAAGATACCTTGGCAGAGACAGAAGGACGTTTCTGCATGCAGATTGCACAACTGCAAGCACAAATTGCTTCAATTGAAGAGCAGCTGACAAACATTAGAGCTGACATTGAGTGCCAGACTGCAAATTTCGAAGACCTACTAAACATTAAGACCAGACTGGAAGCAGAGATTGCGACATACACCAAGCTTCTGGAAGGAGAAGGGTAACAGTGACCAATAGTGTCAAGCTTTTAATATCCTTGCTTTGGTAGCACCAATGCACTGATAATAACTGTTATTCAATATCCGCAGTGGTACGTCATCAACATCATCTTCCACATCATCTTCATCGTCAAGGACAACTCAGTCTAGTACCACCAAAGTTACCGGAAGATACTGAAGGTAATGCAACCCATTGCAAGATACATATATTAAGATATCCCACCAATGAAAAGTCAACATAGGAGCAATTTAACCATATACTGTTACAACAATGTCAAAGACTAAGTACTTAAGGGGGATATAAAGATAATCAATGGCACATAGTACACCTAAATACAATAAAGATAAACTCACCTCTTTATGTTATGTCATTTTATTCCCCTGGTCTATTCACTGTGGGTCACTTCACTTCTGGCACATGCAGTTTGTGGGCATGTCACAGCTCCTTCATCGAGCATCAAACTAAATCTCCTGCAAATCTTTGCACTAACTCTCCAAAACCCTAGCGGCTTTTTGCACATGTGGGATCACTATTAGCTGCGCATGGACTAGGGAGTCACATAACCATAGCCCATAGTCTTATTAGTAATTATACAAAATATACATTAGGGGTGGATTCATTCTGAGATACTGAGGATCACAAGCCAGATTTATGGCATGCTATTTAGAAAAATAAAAGTTGATATTAGAATTGATCACATGACTCAGAGCCGAAATACCAGATAGTCACAATTTTTTAATGGGGATATACTTTTAATCTCTTGCATTTATGAAACAGGAAAACTTTTACCCCCAAAATCTCCTTTAAACTATATAAGGAAGCATCACTTCATAAGGGTCTTCACTAACAAACATATATCTTGCAATAGTTCTGGTCTTGTCATTGCTCATTTCTTACAATTCACAGTAGACTGTACACCAGTGAGCCGCAATCTCTGGTTCTACAGAACTTCGATTTCCATTGTTCCGATAGTTGTAGACTGCATTCATGTTTAGGAAATAAGATGAATAAGCAATGACACAGTCTACAGTACACACTCTTTTGTCTTATTTTAGGTAACAAAAGGACAAGAAGAGAGAAGAAAATTGCGGACATCATTAAAGTTGGATAAGTGTGAAATCAGAAGTTGTTGAAGAAAATGATGGAAACTAAAAACCTTACCAAAGCCAACAGAGGTGATGTCTGCTCAAGCAAAATGGAAACCTGCCAGGCTTACTCGCATTTATAATCCTTACTTCTTCCTTTCTTTTTGCTGCATTCTTACAGTTCCATTATGTTTAATGTCCGAAACCATGTTTGTTCCACTAATGCGCAACAGTCTCCTTGTGGTTTGTGGTCTGTCCATCAATATCATTACACTTTGGACATTTTTGCTTCGCTTTGTATAACCTAAATAAAGATTTTTCTGATGCAATTCATATATGATGGCCTTGTGTGGTTTGAATTTGGCTGGATAAGATGAGACTAAATGCTAAACTATTGGGATTTACGGGAAGATACTACAGTTCCCTATGGGTCTAGGTCCCTAAAAAGGGCTAAAAGACAAAAGTCTGGTGATATGTAAAAGGTGGGGGCCCATTATAGTATTTGCATTGCATTTAGGTTAAGGCCCTTTTCTGAGGTGTAATTACATTATATAGGATTCCAGTTCAAGGCATTAATGCCCCGTCGATATTGCCCACAAACACAACCAAAATGGCCACTTTAGATGTGATTTTTCAAAACTCCTTCCCTTTTACAGTCTAGTGTGAAGAATTGTCCCAGGAAAATTGGTACTGTGGGCATGTATGAATCACTGATACACGTGCACCTTCCTTAGTATAAGACTTAAACTCCTATAGAATGGATCTTGTGTATAAGTCATGTACCATACAAAGTGCCATTGTATTACAGGTTTACTTGGTACACcaaagc is a window encoding:
- the LOC138664679 gene encoding keratin-3, type I cytoskeletal 51 kDa-like — protein: MSYSFRQSSSQQFSASSSQGFSGGAGGFGQGRAGGYGGGAVGFGGGSGFGGGAGGFGQSVAGGFNGGAGGFIGGQNDFNSASANYNYSGGASGAVFGGSYGGGAGGGFGGGDSIFTGNEKQTMQNLNDRLASYLQKVRDLEEANAELERKIKEWYEKQRPGSTTGEGANDYSKYFTTIEDLKTKIIAATNDNAGILLQIDNARLAADDFKMKFENELALRQSVEADINGLRRVLDELTLSRSDLESQLEGLTEEIALLKKNHEEEAKGSQVTTLGQVNVEMNAAPGIDLTKLLNDMRGQYEALAEKNRKDAEAQFNKMSEGLKKEISQGIEETKTSKSEVSELRKSLQALEIELQSQLAMKKSLEDTLAETEGRFCMQIAQLQAQIASIEEQLTNIRADIECQTANFEDLLNIKTRLEAEIATYTKLLEGEGGTSSTSSSTSSSSSRTTQSSTTKVTGRY